From Flavobacterium lipolyticum, one genomic window encodes:
- a CDS encoding non-ribosomal peptide synthetase, protein MNEEMNATAKENQGHFLNNNLEESSINIVRKMEEIFKKYPEKLAIIDDIEKITYKELNEQTNQLAHYLREQGIAENGVVGVCIPQSVDRIIAFLAILKTGAAYLPIDGELPESRIQMMIEDSKIDMMLTVELHLNKVYNNANESIALDFLFQNEDYKKSSKADFEISIAPESPAYIIYTSGSIGLPKGVSIGHESFYNFVEYQSDLLRLSAASSTLQFASPSFDAAIIDIWTPLIKGATVYLYPNNKIVGEPLLDFIVSQNIDTIPLLPPMVLASLPVNKPIGNLKTIAIGGEAGSEATVKSWYKKIRLINSYGPTEATVAVTNYEFKEETNPRIIGAAMPLAHLFILDRDLKPIADGSVGELYIGGPQLALGYLNRPEDTKNVFIKAPEWLRNDLGQKRIIYKTGDLVLKRPDGNLEFYGRKDDQVKIRGYRIELGEIEHHMTKLPQISKAAIKVHRKENGLPALIAFIQLMTAHDDEIQSLQHIRAKLQQLMPVYMLPDKIIVIDKMPLTHAGKIDRLLLEIPENQSQNKAVPKRETANLPEIVKDIWKDLLTIEEIDDDDDFFELGGHSLLLAQLHVLLPEPVKNCISLPELYIFKTVSTFVQEVEKRFQEIEISQKERAGLMIDELISDSELHIDFDIKEIPDAALLTNPKRIFLTGVTGFIGSHLLEELLNKTFAEIYCLVRASSPESGLERIKNTFDKFKLPWLPVYNDRVVAIVGDLSLPQFGMTVSDYSFIARQIEVIYHSGSSVSYVQPYAVIKKSNIDGLHNIIDLAVKEKVKYLVLLSSMGVFSWGRSFTQKTWMYEDDAIDQNMAAVSRDLGYIKSKWVMESIAEKAKAKGLPIINFRLGFAVCHSTSGATVMNQWWGALIRSCVKLKSFPLVMGLKDELTTVDYMCKAITHISKKKEAVGLNFHLSPLSENDVSLTDFCAKMNEYYATDLEGMEYHKWLSQWKYDNSLPIYPLLSLFTEDVHEGKSLVEAYENTYYYDRSNTRYFLSDSNLTPPVFDKKLMTPYLKFMGVL, encoded by the coding sequence ATGAACGAAGAAATGAATGCAACTGCGAAGGAGAATCAAGGTCATTTTTTGAACAATAATTTAGAAGAATCTTCCATTAATATTGTCAGGAAGATGGAAGAAATCTTTAAAAAGTATCCCGAAAAATTAGCTATTATTGACGACATTGAAAAAATCACCTATAAAGAACTTAATGAACAAACGAATCAATTGGCTCATTATTTAAGAGAACAAGGGATTGCAGAAAATGGGGTTGTGGGTGTTTGTATTCCGCAATCGGTTGATCGGATTATTGCTTTTTTAGCAATTTTAAAAACGGGTGCAGCTTACCTTCCTATTGACGGAGAGTTACCGGAGTCTCGTATACAAATGATGATCGAAGATTCGAAAATAGACATGATGTTAACGGTGGAACTGCATTTGAATAAAGTTTACAACAATGCCAATGAAAGTATTGCCCTGGACTTTTTGTTTCAAAATGAAGATTACAAAAAGAGTTCCAAAGCTGATTTTGAAATCTCAATTGCACCCGAAAGCCCCGCTTATATTATATATACTTCGGGTAGTATCGGATTACCTAAGGGAGTTAGTATTGGTCATGAGTCTTTTTATAATTTTGTTGAATATCAATCGGATCTCTTGCGATTGTCTGCAGCAAGCTCAACACTGCAATTTGCTTCTCCAAGTTTTGATGCCGCAATTATTGACATCTGGACCCCATTAATTAAAGGTGCAACGGTCTATTTGTATCCCAATAACAAAATTGTTGGCGAACCTCTTTTAGATTTTATAGTCAGTCAAAATATCGATACTATTCCATTGCTGCCACCTATGGTACTGGCTTCATTGCCTGTAAACAAGCCTATCGGAAACCTAAAAACGATCGCTATAGGAGGTGAGGCCGGTAGTGAGGCTACTGTTAAATCCTGGTACAAAAAAATTCGGCTTATTAATAGTTATGGGCCTACGGAAGCCACTGTTGCTGTTACGAATTACGAATTTAAGGAAGAGACCAATCCCCGAATTATTGGAGCTGCGATGCCACTGGCTCATTTATTTATTCTCGACAGAGATTTAAAACCGATAGCAGACGGCTCGGTTGGAGAACTATATATTGGTGGGCCGCAACTGGCCTTAGGTTACCTGAACCGCCCGGAGGATACAAAAAATGTATTTATTAAAGCCCCTGAATGGCTTAGAAATGATTTAGGGCAAAAACGAATAATCTACAAAACGGGGGATTTAGTTCTGAAAAGACCAGATGGAAATTTGGAGTTTTACGGACGAAAAGACGATCAGGTTAAAATTAGAGGCTACCGAATTGAACTGGGTGAAATTGAACACCATATGACAAAGCTCCCACAAATCTCTAAGGCGGCCATAAAAGTTCATCGGAAGGAAAATGGTCTTCCGGCTCTGATTGCTTTTATACAATTGATGACCGCACACGATGACGAAATACAATCCCTGCAACATATAAGAGCAAAACTACAACAGCTTATGCCGGTATATATGTTGCCTGATAAGATTATTGTGATCGATAAAATGCCGCTGACACATGCCGGAAAAATTGATAGATTATTATTGGAAATTCCGGAAAATCAATCTCAAAACAAAGCAGTTCCTAAACGAGAGACAGCCAATCTTCCCGAAATTGTAAAAGACATCTGGAAAGATTTACTTACCATAGAAGAGATTGATGATGATGACGACTTCTTTGAGTTGGGCGGACATTCATTACTTCTGGCACAGCTTCATGTATTGCTTCCTGAACCCGTTAAAAATTGCATTAGTCTACCGGAGCTTTATATTTTTAAGACTGTTTCTACCTTTGTACAAGAAGTGGAGAAAAGATTTCAGGAAATCGAAATTTCTCAAAAAGAAAGAGCCGGGTTGATGATTGATGAATTAATTAGCGACTCGGAATTGCATATTGATTTTGATATAAAGGAAATACCGGATGCTGCGCTGCTGACTAATCCGAAACGTATTTTTTTAACGGGAGTTACCGGCTTTATTGGATCACATTTGTTAGAAGAACTTTTGAATAAAACCTTCGCTGAAATATATTGCCTGGTACGGGCTTCGTCTCCTGAAAGCGGATTGGAAAGAATTAAAAACACATTTGATAAATTTAAATTGCCATGGCTTCCGGTATATAACGATCGGGTTGTTGCTATAGTAGGGGATTTGTCATTGCCTCAGTTTGGAATGACTGTGAGTGATTATTCTTTTATTGCGCGACAAATTGAAGTTATTTATCATTCCGGAAGTTCTGTAAGTTATGTGCAGCCTTATGCTGTAATTAAAAAATCAAACATAGACGGTTTGCATAATATAATTGATCTTGCCGTAAAAGAAAAGGTAAAATATCTGGTGCTTTTATCTTCAATGGGCGTTTTTAGTTGGGGAAGGTCTTTTACCCAAAAAACATGGATGTACGAAGATGATGCAATCGATCAGAATATGGCCGCTGTCTCTCGCGATTTGGGATACATTAAAAGTAAATGGGTTATGGAAAGTATTGCCGAAAAAGCAAAGGCAAAGGGGCTGCCAATTATTAATTTTAGACTTGGTTTTGCCGTATGTCACAGCACCTCGGGAGCAACAGTAATGAATCAATGGTGGGGAGCATTAATCAGAAGCTGCGTTAAACTCAAATCTTTTCCTCTGGTAATGGGATTAAAAGATGAGCTTACAACAGTAGATTATATGTGTAAAGCCATCACACATATCAGTAAAAAGAAGGAAGCTGTTGGTTTAAATTTCCATCTGTCTCCTTTGTCCGAAAATGATGTATCCCTGACCGATTTTTGTGCTAAAATGAACGAATATTATGCTACAGATTTAGAAGGGATGGAGTATCATAAGTGGCTGAGCCAATGGAAATATGATAATAGTTTACCAATCTATCCTTTACTGAGTTTGTTTACCGAAGATGTACATGAAGGAAAATCTTTGGTTGAGGCCTATGAAAACACCTATTATTATGACAGAAGTAATACAAGATATTTTTTATCGGATTCGAATTTAACGCCACCTGTTTTTGATAAAAAATTGATGACTCCTTATCTAAAATTTATGGGGGTACTGTAG
- the ribB gene encoding 3,4-dihydroxy-2-butanone-4-phosphate synthase, with product MISTLSYPLEKFGLTSVERVENALRQLRNGKGILLTDDENRENEGDLIFSAQHINVQDMAMMIRECSGIVCLCLTNEKADQLELPYMVKENTSSFQTPFTITIEAREGVTTGVSAADRITTIKTAIALNAKPTDLAKPGHIFPLRAKNNGVLERNGHTEGSVDLMKLAGLKPEAVLCELMNEDGSMAKLDKIISFAVQHDLVVLSIEDIIYYRKYVKDYV from the coding sequence ATGATCAGCACATTATCCTATCCTTTAGAAAAATTTGGTTTAACCAGTGTCGAGCGTGTCGAAAATGCTTTGCGACAACTGCGAAACGGAAAAGGAATTCTATTAACTGATGACGAAAACCGCGAAAACGAAGGCGATTTAATTTTTTCGGCACAACACATCAACGTACAAGACATGGCCATGATGATACGAGAGTGCAGCGGAATTGTTTGCCTTTGTCTGACCAATGAAAAAGCCGATCAGTTGGAATTACCCTATATGGTGAAAGAAAACACCAGTAGTTTTCAGACGCCTTTTACCATTACAATCGAAGCAAGAGAGGGGGTAACTACAGGAGTTTCAGCAGCAGATCGAATTACAACCATTAAAACTGCAATTGCACTAAATGCCAAACCCACAGATCTTGCAAAACCCGGGCATATCTTTCCCCTACGTGCCAAAAACAACGGCGTCCTTGAACGAAACGGACATACGGAAGGCAGTGTAGATCTAATGAAATTAGCAGGCCTAAAGCCGGAAGCCGTCCTGTGCGAATTAATGAACGAAGACGGAAGCATGGCTAAACTGGACAAAATCATTAGCTTTGCAGTACAACATGATTTGGTAGTACTTTCAATAGAAGATATTATCTACTATCGAAAATATGTAAAAGACTATGTTTAA
- a CDS encoding Crp/Fnr family transcriptional regulator, with the protein MPYKQLGAYIKSRIAVSDKDLNIILSHFKPLDRDKNDLLLSAGQTSQNSYFVDKGCLRIYYINEEGKDVTRYIAFENQFATALVSFITKMPSTEYIQVIEKSELLYISHEDFTHLMEIVPQWREFYCSYLEKAYVNNTNRLMSFTTMGALERYTQLLKINPTIVKRLPNKIVASYINISQETLSRLKSKVLI; encoded by the coding sequence ATGCCCTACAAACAACTTGGTGCTTATATAAAAAGTCGTATTGCAGTTTCTGATAAAGACCTCAATATTATTTTGTCGCATTTTAAACCTTTGGATCGGGACAAAAACGACCTGTTGCTTTCGGCTGGGCAAACGAGTCAAAATAGTTATTTTGTAGATAAAGGCTGTTTGAGAATTTATTACATCAACGAAGAAGGAAAAGATGTCACCCGATACATTGCATTCGAGAATCAATTCGCCACGGCTTTGGTAAGTTTTATTACCAAAATGCCTTCGACAGAATACATACAGGTTATCGAGAAATCGGAGTTATTGTATATCAGTCATGAAGATTTCACTCATTTGATGGAGATTGTTCCTCAATGGAGGGAGTTTTATTGTTCGTATCTCGAAAAAGCCTATGTCAATAACACCAACAGACTCATGTCGTTTACCACTATGGGGGCTTTAGAAAGATACACCCAATTGCTCAAAATCAATCCCACAATTGTAAAACGATTGCCCAATAAAATTGTAGCTTCCTACATCAATATTTCGCAGGAAACACTAAGCAGACTTAAATCTAAGGTTTTAATTTAG
- a CDS encoding Crp/Fnr family transcriptional regulator codes for MHIDTILDNIFQLPEGSKNALKLCISEIKYPKGHILLNAGKVESALYFIKKGIVRAYVDENDSEVTFWFGKEGQTVVSMKSYVEEQKGYETIELLEDCELYELKKTNLQQLFDTDVHIANWGRKFAEQELVKTEERLISRQFRNATDRYLELMKYHPELLQRIQLGHIASYLGITQVSLSRIRADLK; via the coding sequence ATGCACATCGATACCATTCTTGACAACATCTTTCAGCTTCCCGAGGGGTCCAAAAATGCACTAAAGCTTTGTATTAGTGAAATAAAATATCCTAAAGGACACATACTGTTAAATGCCGGAAAGGTTGAGTCTGCGCTCTATTTTATAAAAAAAGGAATTGTGCGGGCGTATGTGGATGAAAATGATAGTGAAGTTACGTTTTGGTTCGGAAAAGAAGGACAAACCGTTGTTTCGATGAAAAGTTATGTTGAGGAGCAAAAAGGTTATGAAACGATTGAACTTCTGGAGGACTGCGAACTCTACGAATTAAAAAAGACAAATCTTCAGCAATTGTTTGATACCGATGTTCATATTGCCAATTGGGGCAGAAAATTTGCCGAACAGGAACTTGTTAAAACCGAAGAACGCCTCATTTCAAGGCAGTTTAGAAATGCCACTGATCGTTACCTGGAACTTATGAAATACCATCCCGAACTACTTCAAAGAATTCAATTGGGACATATTGCCTCCTATCTGGGTATCACGCAGGTTAGTCTGAGTAGAATCAGAGCTGATCTGAAATAA
- a CDS encoding DMT family transporter produces MNWIILIIAGLFEVSFATCLGKAKEATGTDVYLWYTGFFVSLTISMLLLIKATETLPIGTAYAVWTGIGAVGTVLMGILIFKEPVDFWRLFFLFTLVSSIIGLKAVSH; encoded by the coding sequence ATGAACTGGATTATTCTAATTATTGCGGGACTGTTTGAAGTCTCTTTTGCAACTTGTCTCGGAAAAGCCAAAGAAGCCACCGGTACCGATGTTTATTTATGGTATACCGGCTTTTTTGTATCACTAACCATAAGCATGCTGTTACTGATTAAAGCCACTGAAACCTTGCCTATCGGAACGGCCTATGCGGTATGGACCGGAATTGGAGCCGTTGGAACGGTATTGATGGGGATTCTTATTTTTAAAGAGCCTGTAGACTTCTGGCGATTATTTTTTCTCTTTACTCTGGTAAGTTCTATTATTGGACTAAAAGCGGTATCACATTAA
- a CDS encoding DUF4625 domain-containing protein: MRTSKLLLAFLAAGFTFTSCDSDKTEIDTEYPVINVSAANAFPIQCSTITRGQKITFRAKFSDNAQLGSYSLDIHHNFDHHNHSTEVASCNEDPIKKPVNPMLYINSVTIPSGQKSYEAVQEIEIPQNIDAGDYHFLIRLTDKEGWQTIKGLSIKIL; the protein is encoded by the coding sequence ATGAGAACTTCAAAATTGCTTTTGGCTTTTTTGGCGGCTGGCTTTACTTTCACAAGCTGTGACAGTGATAAAACCGAAATTGATACCGAATATCCTGTAATTAATGTTTCTGCCGCGAATGCGTTCCCGATACAATGCAGTACGATCACTCGCGGACAAAAAATTACTTTCAGAGCAAAGTTTTCAGACAACGCACAACTGGGATCTTATAGTCTGGACATTCACCACAATTTCGACCATCACAATCACAGTACCGAAGTAGCATCCTGCAACGAGGATCCTATCAAAAAACCGGTAAACCCGATGCTTTACATCAATTCGGTTACGATTCCTTCCGGGCAAAAGAGTTATGAAGCGGTCCAGGAAATCGAAATTCCACAAAACATTGATGCCGGAGATTATCATTTCCTGATTCGTTTAACGGATAAGGAAGGCTGGCAGACGATCAAAGGTTTGAGTATTAAAATATTATAA
- a CDS encoding TonB-dependent receptor, producing the protein MNNTKSSQLRTYCVLLFCFVLVTKVAAQSVRVSGTVFSKDQKPLEGALVTLYPAHISTITNKKGEYFLNQVPKNTKRLTVTYSGYASYETAIAISQNTIVQPAIFLKPEIQELSEVVISEGYEVRRKKQESLNLEIVNSSFIQRNLGGSLMQSLQRLPGVKTISIGSGGSKPLIRGLSFNQVIVVENGIKHEGQQWGADHGLEIDQYAVNRVAIIKGPSSFMYGSDAIGGAINIQPVPFPTQHVLGGTVDFTGKSNNEQFGGSVNLYGRNEKWFFDSRITAMDYGDYRVPTDTVQVYNYAVPLYKNHLRNTAGRELDVHASAGYVTDQLKSVLYFSNIYTKSGFFANAHGLEPRNVDTELHDRSSRDILMPFQEVTHTKISNTTSFSLGSHRFETQLGFQKNFRREWSHYVNHGYMPPLYPSDRHAPEDLERQYDKEVFSAAFKDEFSIRNHQFTTGINAEQQQNSINGWSFLIPAYKQFNVGGFVYDKIQLNELWLLHAAVRLDYGKIKMKQYTDWFPSEVTENGQTTSEYLKRSEDLTRTFQSFNWSAGINYTPGQWSLKANLGTSFRMPIAKELASNGVNYHYFRFEKGNPNLAAERSYQLDLGMEWKNTKWSFQLSPFFNYFPNYIYLNPTSQHDIYYGAGNQVFEYEQSKVMRYGGELQLRYQFLENLSGEVLAEYLYSEQMSGDKKGYTLPFSPPPSVLFGITYNPKIKSLKDTYFSLDYRFTAEQHQIVPPEKKTASSNVFNLAVGTKLKAGSQDFIISLQVQNLFNTKYLNHTSFYRLIELPEAGRNIIISLKIPFLIHQ; encoded by the coding sequence ATGAACAACACTAAGTCAAGTCAATTGCGGACTTATTGCGTGCTGCTCTTTTGTTTTGTTTTGGTTACAAAAGTAGCAGCCCAATCCGTTCGTGTTTCCGGCACCGTATTTTCTAAGGATCAAAAACCTTTGGAAGGTGCTTTGGTCACGCTGTATCCGGCTCATATTAGTACTATAACCAATAAAAAAGGAGAGTATTTCCTAAATCAGGTTCCTAAAAACACAAAGCGATTAACGGTAACCTATTCCGGGTATGCTTCTTATGAAACGGCAATTGCTATAAGTCAAAACACAATTGTGCAGCCTGCTATTTTCTTAAAACCGGAAATACAGGAGTTATCAGAAGTTGTCATTAGTGAAGGTTATGAAGTACGTCGCAAAAAACAGGAATCCCTTAATCTTGAAATCGTAAACAGCAGCTTTATCCAACGTAATCTCGGCGGAAGCTTAATGCAGTCTTTGCAAAGACTTCCGGGTGTTAAGACCATTTCTATCGGTTCCGGTGGCTCAAAACCACTCATTCGCGGACTGAGTTTCAATCAGGTTATTGTAGTTGAAAACGGTATCAAACACGAAGGTCAGCAATGGGGAGCAGATCACGGTTTAGAAATCGATCAATATGCTGTAAACCGCGTGGCAATCATCAAAGGTCCATCATCGTTTATGTACGGTTCTGATGCCATTGGCGGCGCCATAAACATACAGCCTGTACCTTTTCCTACTCAACATGTTTTGGGCGGAACAGTTGATTTTACAGGCAAAAGTAATAACGAACAATTCGGAGGATCTGTCAATCTTTACGGTCGAAATGAAAAATGGTTCTTTGATTCCAGAATAACTGCTATGGATTACGGAGACTACCGCGTTCCCACTGATACGGTACAGGTGTACAATTATGCCGTTCCTTTATACAAAAACCACTTGCGCAACACCGCAGGACGTGAACTCGATGTACACGCCAGTGCCGGTTATGTGACGGATCAACTCAAATCAGTTTTGTATTTCAGTAACATTTATACCAAAAGCGGCTTTTTTGCCAATGCACACGGACTCGAACCACGAAATGTAGACACAGAGCTGCACGATCGTTCCAGCAGAGATATTTTAATGCCATTTCAGGAAGTTACACATACCAAAATCAGTAATACCACTTCCTTTTCGTTAGGTTCCCACCGTTTCGAAACGCAGTTGGGTTTCCAGAAAAACTTTCGTCGGGAATGGAGTCATTATGTCAATCACGGTTATATGCCACCCCTGTATCCTTCTGATAGGCATGCTCCGGAAGATCTGGAAAGACAATACGATAAAGAAGTGTTCTCCGCTGCTTTTAAAGATGAGTTTTCCATCCGAAATCATCAATTTACCACAGGAATTAATGCCGAACAGCAACAAAACAGCATTAACGGCTGGAGTTTTCTGATTCCTGCCTATAAACAATTCAATGTCGGAGGATTTGTTTATGATAAAATTCAGCTTAACGAATTATGGCTGCTTCATGCCGCTGTACGACTCGATTATGGTAAAATCAAAATGAAACAATACACCGACTGGTTTCCAAGCGAAGTCACTGAAAACGGTCAAACAACTTCTGAATATTTGAAACGTTCTGAAGACCTGACCCGTACTTTTCAGAGTTTCAATTGGTCTGCAGGCATTAATTATACACCGGGACAATGGTCCTTAAAAGCCAATCTAGGAACGAGTTTCAGAATGCCCATTGCTAAAGAACTGGCCTCAAATGGGGTAAATTATCATTATTTCAGATTTGAAAAAGGCAATCCCAATTTAGCAGCCGAACGTTCGTATCAATTGGATCTTGGTATGGAATGGAAGAATACTAAGTGGTCTTTTCAACTGAGTCCGTTCTTTAATTATTTCCCCAATTACATTTACCTCAATCCAACTTCGCAACATGATATTTATTACGGAGCCGGCAATCAGGTATTTGAATACGAGCAGAGTAAAGTTATGCGTTATGGCGGTGAATTACAGCTCCGTTATCAGTTTCTGGAAAATTTAAGCGGTGAAGTTTTAGCAGAATATCTGTATAGCGAGCAAATGTCGGGAGATAAAAAAGGATACACACTACCCTTCTCTCCGCCCCCATCCGTTTTGTTTGGCATCACTTACAATCCAAAAATAAAAAGTTTAAAAGACACCTATTTCTCTCTTGATTATCGCTTTACTGCCGAGCAGCATCAGATTGTCCCACCTGAAAAGAAAACAGCAAGCAGTAACGTCTTTAACCTCGCCGTGGGAACTAAACTAAAAGCCGGATCGCAGGATTTCATCATTAGTCTTCAGGTTCAGAATCTGTTCAACACAAAGTACCTCAATCACACCAGTTTCTACAGGTTAATAGAACTTCCTGAAGCTGGAAGAAACATTATTATATCGCTGAAAATTCCATTTTTAATACACCAATAA
- a CDS encoding DUF4625 domain-containing protein: MKTLKLTLLFLAVNLSFTACSNDDDKEVIKPKAENIEIGTANNKKALIGRDFHFNADVLAGDKIADVQLKILPIKDETYSKDWKFELSWAEYKGAKNTNVHKHFNIPADAPEGKFDFLFIVTDENGSKLEIKEVVTITDPANLPVDPVIGRDNLSRNDNLIYYMNTWVEPELIFKKNDLLTAHAQVSQIMGDGILYSVLIKKSTNYNPESIDKLDLKKVIVISKVEHKGLGPASKITTLQKINGVLGGQSITIGAATDFEGTPITADKAWQSGTYNWVILYKNTTHNISVYKSMPITINF; encoded by the coding sequence ATGAAAACGCTAAAACTAACACTGCTCTTTCTGGCTGTTAATCTGTCTTTTACAGCCTGTAGTAACGATGACGACAAAGAAGTTATAAAACCCAAAGCTGAAAATATTGAAATTGGTACCGCCAATAATAAAAAAGCCCTGATTGGCCGCGATTTTCACTTTAATGCCGACGTACTTGCCGGAGATAAAATTGCCGATGTACAGTTGAAAATCCTTCCCATAAAAGATGAAACTTATAGCAAAGACTGGAAATTTGAACTGTCCTGGGCAGAATACAAAGGCGCGAAAAATACTAATGTACACAAACATTTCAATATTCCGGCTGATGCTCCGGAAGGCAAATTTGATTTCCTTTTTATTGTTACAGACGAAAACGGATCTAAACTCGAAATTAAAGAGGTCGTTACAATTACAGATCCTGCCAACTTACCTGTCGATCCCGTAATTGGCCGCGATAATCTCTCCCGAAACGATAATCTGATTTACTATATGAATACCTGGGTTGAACCAGAGCTTATTTTCAAAAAGAATGACCTTCTGACTGCACATGCACAGGTAAGTCAAATTATGGGGGATGGAATTTTATATTCTGTTTTGATTAAAAAAAGTACCAATTACAATCCAGAAAGTATCGACAAGCTCGATTTGAAAAAAGTTATTGTCATTTCAAAAGTCGAACATAAAGGTCTGGGACCTGCTTCAAAAATTACTACCCTTCAAAAAATAAATGGTGTTTTGGGCGGTCAAAGCATCACTATTGGTGCAGCTACAGATTTCGAAGGAACTCCAATTACAGCTGACAAAGCCTGGCAATCCGGAACCTACAATTGGGTAATACTCTATAAAAACACTACACACAATATAAGCGTCTATAAATCGATGCCTATTACCATTAATTTTTAA
- a CDS encoding ribonucleoside-diphosphate reductase subunit alpha: MNTIDTTSANSLPLSEAENKMWWKNSESEQILNRGYLLKGETVEGAIDRICTAAARRLYKPELKESFVEMIERGWMSISSPVWANMGTERGLPISCFNVHVPDEIEGITHKLGEVIMQTKIGGGTSGYFGELRERGSAVTDNGKSSGAVSFMKLFDTTMDTISQGGVRRGAFAAYLDVDHPDIEEFLKIKSIGNPIQNLFTGICVPDYWMQEMIDGDVDKRQIWAKVLESRQQKGLPYIFFSDNVNKNKPQVYKDKNLRINASNLCSEIMLPSSLDESFICCLSSMNLELYEEWRDTEAVKLAIFFLDAVLQEFIEKTEGNYYLSAANRFAKRHRALGLGVLGWHSYLQKNMIPFEGMEAKMKTTEIFKHISDKADKATQDLARIYGEPELLKGYGRRNTTTMAIAPTTSSSAILGQTSPGIEPFSSNYYKAGLSKGNFMRKNKYLKILLEEKGLDNEEVWREIMLNGGSVQHMTQLTKEEKDVFKTFKEISQLEIVQQAAIRQKFVDQGQSINLNIPADLPIKEVNRLLIEAWQLGIKSLYYQRSQSVSKELVTSLVSCSSCES; encoded by the coding sequence ATGAATACAATAGATACAACTTCAGCAAACAGCCTTCCGTTAAGTGAAGCCGAGAATAAAATGTGGTGGAAAAACTCTGAAAGTGAGCAAATCTTAAATCGTGGTTATCTTTTGAAGGGAGAAACTGTAGAAGGTGCAATTGACAGAATTTGTACCGCTGCGGCCCGACGATTATACAAACCCGAATTAAAGGAATCTTTTGTAGAAATGATCGAACGTGGCTGGATGAGCATCAGTTCGCCTGTTTGGGCGAATATGGGAACTGAACGCGGTTTGCCAATTTCGTGCTTTAATGTGCATGTTCCCGATGAAATAGAAGGAATCACCCACAAATTGGGAGAGGTGATTATGCAAACCAAAATTGGTGGAGGAACATCGGGGTATTTTGGAGAGCTGCGCGAGAGAGGAAGTGCTGTTACAGATAATGGAAAGAGTAGTGGAGCGGTAAGTTTTATGAAACTTTTTGATACTACAATGGATACCATTTCTCAGGGAGGGGTTCGCCGTGGGGCATTTGCTGCTTATTTAGATGTTGATCATCCGGATATCGAGGAATTTTTGAAGATTAAAAGTATTGGAAACCCGATTCAGAATTTGTTTACCGGAATCTGCGTGCCGGATTACTGGATGCAGGAAATGATTGATGGTGATGTCGACAAAAGACAAATTTGGGCGAAAGTATTAGAAAGCCGTCAGCAAAAGGGATTGCCTTATATCTTTTTCAGTGATAATGTAAATAAAAACAAACCACAAGTTTACAAAGACAAAAACCTGCGTATTAATGCCAGCAATTTGTGCAGCGAAATTATGCTGCCTTCCAGTCTTGACGAATCGTTTATTTGCTGTCTTTCGTCAATGAATCTCGAGCTTTACGAAGAATGGAGAGATACTGAAGCCGTAAAATTAGCGATCTTTTTCCTGGATGCCGTATTGCAGGAATTTATAGAAAAAACAGAAGGTAATTATTACCTTTCCGCAGCCAATCGATTTGCCAAAAGACACCGTGCACTTGGACTTGGTGTTCTGGGATGGCATTCGTATCTGCAAAAGAATATGATTCCGTTTGAAGGAATGGAAGCCAAGATGAAAACTACTGAAATTTTTAAACATATTAGTGATAAGGCCGATAAAGCCACTCAGGATCTGGCCCGAATTTATGGCGAACCGGAATTGCTTAAAGGTTATGGAAGACGTAATACAACCACTATGGCTATTGCACCAACCACTTCTTCATCGGCTATTTTAGGACAGACTTCGCCCGGGATTGAGCCTTTTAGCAGTAATTATTACAAAGCCGGTCTGAGCAAGGGAAATTTTATGCGTAAAAATAAATACCTTAAAATTTTACTGGAAGAAAAAGGACTCGACAATGAAGAGGTTTGGAGAGAGATCATGTTAAATGGCGGAAGCGTACAGCACATGACCCAGCTGACAAAAGAAGAGAAAGATGTTTTTAAAACCTTTAAAGAAATCAGTCAGTTAGAGATTGTACAGCAGGCCGCAATACGTCAGAAATTTGTCGATCAGGGACAAAGCATCAATTTGAATATCCCAGCCGATTTACCCATTAAGGAAGTAAACCGACTGCTTATAGAAGCTTGGCAGCTTGGAATTAAGAGTTTGTATTACCAACGCAGTCAAAGTGTCTCGAAAGAATTGGTAACCAGTTTGGTGAGCTGTAGCAGCTGTGAATCATAA